The Streptomyces nitrosporeus genome includes a window with the following:
- a CDS encoding DUF2975 domain-containing protein, which produces MGRMTVLALRAVLAALLMGSVFVQAVMVPLLAMDLGDLAADHAYLRTPLLTIVVLGFVTVEIVLVCVWRLVTMVRRGTVFSHAAFRHVHVVIGAVVAAALLVLALAVLLAPGEAVAPGVVLLVCGAAVAVLGVALVVLVLRMLLAQAVARDVEAARMRAELDVVI; this is translated from the coding sequence ATGGGACGCATGACCGTGCTCGCCCTGCGGGCGGTACTCGCGGCACTGCTCATGGGCTCGGTATTCGTACAGGCCGTGATGGTGCCGCTGCTGGCCATGGATCTGGGTGACCTCGCCGCGGATCACGCGTATCTGCGGACCCCGCTGCTCACGATCGTCGTCCTGGGCTTCGTGACGGTCGAGATCGTCCTGGTCTGCGTATGGCGGCTGGTGACGATGGTCCGGCGCGGGACGGTCTTCTCGCACGCCGCCTTCCGCCATGTGCACGTGGTGATCGGCGCTGTCGTGGCGGCCGCCCTGCTGGTCCTCGCCCTCGCGGTCCTCCTGGCCCCCGGCGAAGCCGTGGCCCCGGGCGTGGTGCTCCTGGTCTGCGGGGCGGCCGTCGCCGTCCTCGGTGTGGCGCTCGTCGTGCTCGTGCTGCGGATGCTGCTCGCCCAGGCCGTCGCACGTGACGTCGAGGCGGCGCGGATGCGGGCCGAACTGGACGTGGTGATCTGA
- a CDS encoding GntR family transcriptional regulator has protein sequence MRIPAHSVCTAIRDDIVSGVFARGSRLTEEVLARRYGVSRVPVREALRTLESEGFVVTRRHAGACVAEPTEQEAADLLEIRMLLEPLGAARAAQRRTEAHLKVLRGLVRLGQERVRRGEGEDLRSLGGWFHETLAQASGSPALIALLTQLRHKIAWMYTVERPARPADSWAEHGAIVDAVARGDAERARALTAQHTERATAAHRLRRPAQKAGVPRVRTSQHVVNTAGLRY, from the coding sequence ATGCGCATTCCCGCGCATTCGGTATGCACGGCAATCCGTGACGACATCGTCTCCGGTGTCTTCGCGCGCGGCAGCCGCCTCACCGAGGAGGTGCTCGCGCGTCGCTACGGGGTCTCCCGCGTCCCGGTGCGCGAGGCTCTGCGCACCCTGGAGTCGGAAGGGTTCGTCGTCACCCGCCGGCACGCCGGCGCCTGTGTCGCCGAGCCCACCGAACAGGAGGCCGCAGACCTGCTGGAGATCCGGATGCTGCTGGAGCCGCTCGGGGCCGCCCGTGCCGCCCAGCGCCGCACCGAGGCCCACCTCAAGGTGCTCCGTGGCCTGGTCAGACTGGGTCAGGAGCGGGTGCGCCGGGGGGAGGGCGAAGACCTGAGGTCGCTGGGCGGCTGGTTCCACGAGACGCTGGCCCAGGCGTCGGGGAGCCCCGCGCTGATCGCTCTGCTCACCCAGCTACGGCACAAGATCGCCTGGATGTACACGGTCGAGCGGCCCGCCCGGCCGGCCGATTCCTGGGCCGAGCACGGGGCGATCGTGGACGCCGTGGCGCGCGGCGACGCGGAACGCGCCAGGGCGCTGACCGCGCAGCACACCGAGCGGGCCACGGCCGCCCACCGGCTGCGACGGCCCGCTCAGAAGGCCGGGGTGCCGCGCGTGAGAACTTCGCAACATGTCGTAAACACTGCGGGCCTCAGGTATTAA
- a CDS encoding M16 family metallopeptidase — protein sequence MPMGHTATAQAGSGGLTATEHRLANGLRVVLSEDHLTPVAAVCLWYDVGSRHEVKGRTGLAHLFEHLMFQGSGQVKGNGHFELVQGAGGSLNGTTSFERTNYFETMPAHQLELALWLEADRMGSLLAALDEESMENQRDVVKNERRQRYDNVPYGTAFERLTALAYPEGHPYHHTPIGSMADLDAATLEDARTFFRTYYAPNNAVLSVVGDIDPEQTLAWIEKYFGSIPSHDGKQPPRDGTLPDVIGGQLREVVHEEVPARALMAAYRLPHDGTRACDAADLALTVLGGGESSRLHNRLVRRDRTAVAAGFGLLRLAGAPSLGWLDVKTSGGVEVERIEAAVDDELTRFAAEGPTPEEMERAQAQLEREWLDRLGTVAGRADELCRYAVLFGDPQLALTAVGRVLDVTAEEVRAVAQERLRPDNRAVLVYEPVEPADDSDAAAQDAGTDAHEGADK from the coding sequence ATGCCCATGGGTCACACGGCCACAGCCCAGGCCGGTTCCGGCGGTTTGACGGCGACCGAGCACCGCCTGGCCAACGGCCTGCGCGTGGTGCTCTCGGAGGACCATCTGACCCCCGTCGCCGCCGTCTGCCTCTGGTACGACGTCGGTTCCCGCCACGAGGTCAAGGGCCGCACCGGTCTGGCTCACCTCTTCGAGCACCTGATGTTCCAGGGCTCCGGCCAGGTCAAGGGGAACGGGCACTTCGAGCTGGTGCAGGGCGCCGGCGGCTCGCTCAACGGCACCACCAGCTTCGAGCGCACCAACTACTTCGAGACGATGCCCGCGCACCAGCTGGAGCTGGCCCTGTGGCTCGAAGCCGACCGGATGGGCTCACTGCTCGCCGCGCTCGACGAGGAGTCGATGGAGAACCAGCGTGACGTCGTGAAGAACGAACGCCGCCAGCGCTACGACAACGTCCCCTACGGCACCGCCTTCGAGAGGCTCACGGCGCTGGCGTACCCGGAGGGCCACCCCTACCACCACACCCCGATCGGCTCGATGGCCGATCTGGACGCCGCGACCCTCGAGGACGCGCGCACCTTCTTCCGTACGTACTACGCCCCCAACAACGCGGTGCTCTCCGTCGTCGGCGACATCGACCCGGAGCAGACGCTCGCCTGGATCGAGAAGTACTTCGGCTCCATCCCCTCCCACGACGGCAAGCAGCCGCCGCGTGACGGCACGCTCCCCGACGTCATCGGCGGGCAGCTGCGCGAGGTCGTCCACGAGGAGGTGCCGGCCCGCGCCCTGATGGCCGCCTACCGCCTCCCGCACGACGGCACCCGCGCGTGCGACGCAGCCGACCTCGCGCTGACCGTGCTCGGCGGCGGGGAGTCCTCCCGCCTGCACAACCGCCTGGTCCGCCGCGACCGTACGGCGGTCGCCGCGGGCTTCGGACTGCTCAGGCTCGCCGGCGCGCCCTCGCTGGGCTGGCTGGACGTCAAGACGTCCGGCGGGGTCGAGGTGGAGCGGATCGAGGCGGCCGTCGACGACGAGCTGACGCGCTTCGCCGCCGAAGGCCCCACCCCCGAGGAGATGGAACGCGCCCAGGCCCAGCTGGAACGCGAGTGGCTGGACCGGCTCGGCACGGTCGCGGGCCGCGCCGACGAACTGTGCCGCTACGCCGTCCTCTTCGGCGACCCCCAGCTCGCCCTCACCGCCGTGGGGCGGGTGCTGGACGTGACGGCCGAGGAGGTCAGGGCGGTCGCCCAGGAGCGGCTGCGCCCGGACAACAGGGCGGTGCTGGTCTACGAACCGGTCGAACCGGCCGACGACAGCGACGCGGCGGCACAGGACGCCGGCACCGACGCGCACGAGGGGGCGGACAAGTGA
- a CDS encoding M16 family metallopeptidase produces the protein MEYHPQPTAGEARPWAFPAPDRGALPNGLTVLRCHRPGQQVVAVEIFLQAPLDAEPEGLDGVATIMARALSEGTDKRSAEEFAAELERCGATLDAHADHPGVRVSLEVPVSRLAKALGLVAEALRAPAFAEDEVERLVGNRLDEIPHEQANPARRAAKQLSRELFPATARMSRPRQGTEETVRSIDAAAVRAFYDAHVRPSTATAVIVGDLTGVDLDALLAGTLGDWSGNTAQARPVPPITADDTGRVIVVDRPGAVQTQLLIGRIGADRHDSVWPAQVLGTYCLGGTLTSRLDRVLREEKGYTYGVRAFAQVLRSTAPGSAAGATGAAMLAISGSVDTESTGPALEDLWKVLRTLAAEGLTDAERETAVQNLVGVAPLKFETAASVAATLADQVEQHLPDDYQAHLYARLAETGTVEATAAVVNAFPVDRLVTVLVGDAARIAGPVRELGIGEVTVVNG, from the coding sequence ATGGAGTACCACCCGCAGCCGACCGCGGGCGAGGCCCGGCCCTGGGCCTTCCCGGCGCCCGACCGGGGCGCCCTGCCCAACGGCCTGACCGTGCTGCGCTGCCACCGGCCCGGCCAGCAGGTCGTCGCCGTGGAGATCTTCCTCCAGGCACCGCTGGACGCCGAGCCCGAGGGCCTGGACGGTGTGGCCACGATCATGGCGCGCGCACTGTCGGAGGGCACCGACAAGCGCTCCGCCGAGGAGTTCGCCGCCGAACTGGAACGGTGCGGCGCCACCCTCGACGCCCACGCCGACCACCCGGGTGTACGGGTCTCGCTGGAGGTCCCGGTCTCCCGGCTGGCCAAGGCGCTGGGCCTGGTCGCCGAGGCGCTGCGGGCCCCCGCCTTCGCGGAGGACGAGGTGGAGCGCCTGGTCGGCAACCGCCTGGACGAGATCCCGCACGAGCAGGCCAATCCGGCCCGGCGTGCCGCCAAGCAGCTCTCCAGGGAGCTCTTCCCGGCCACCGCGCGGATGTCCCGGCCCCGCCAGGGCACCGAGGAGACCGTGCGGAGCATCGACGCGGCCGCCGTACGGGCCTTCTACGACGCCCATGTGCGGCCGTCCACCGCCACCGCGGTGATCGTCGGCGACCTCACCGGCGTCGATCTGGACGCCCTGCTCGCCGGTACTCTCGGCGACTGGTCCGGGAACACCGCCCAGGCCCGTCCGGTCCCCCCGATCACCGCGGACGACACCGGCCGGGTGATCGTCGTCGACCGCCCCGGAGCCGTGCAGACCCAGCTGCTGATCGGCCGGATCGGCGCCGACCGCCACGACAGCGTCTGGCCGGCCCAGGTCCTCGGCACCTACTGCCTGGGCGGAACCCTCACCTCACGGCTGGACCGGGTCCTGCGTGAGGAGAAGGGCTACACCTACGGCGTCCGGGCCTTCGCCCAGGTGCTGCGCTCCACCGCGCCCGGCTCCGCCGCCGGGGCGACCGGAGCAGCGATGCTGGCCATCAGCGGCTCGGTGGACACCGAGTCCACCGGCCCCGCGCTGGAGGACCTGTGGAAGGTCCTGCGGACGCTGGCGGCGGAAGGGCTCACCGACGCCGAGCGGGAGACCGCGGTGCAGAACCTCGTGGGCGTCGCCCCGCTGAAGTTCGAGACCGCCGCCTCCGTCGCGGCGACCCTGGCCGACCAGGTGGAGCAGCACCTCCCGGACGACTACCAGGCCCACCTGTACGCGCGCCTGGCCGAGACCGGCACGGTCGAGGCGACCGCCGCCGTGGTGAACGCCTTCCCGGTGGACCGGCTCGTCACCGTGCTGGTCGGGGACGCCGCCCGGATCGCCGGCCCGGTGCGGGAACTGGGCATCGGAGAGGTGACGGTCGTCAACGGCTGA
- a CDS encoding MerR family transcriptional regulator: MTADNPLGGRLDDDDYPAYTMGRAVEMLGTNAGFLRALGEARLITPLRSEGGHRRYSRYQLRIAARARELVDQGTPIEAACRIIILEDQLEEAQRINAEYRRAAAKADDSSD; the protein is encoded by the coding sequence ATGACAGCGGACAATCCGCTCGGCGGCCGGCTCGACGACGACGACTACCCCGCCTACACGATGGGGCGGGCGGTGGAGATGCTCGGCACCAACGCCGGCTTCCTCCGCGCTCTGGGCGAGGCCCGGCTCATCACCCCGCTGCGGTCCGAGGGCGGCCACCGGCGCTACTCCCGCTATCAGCTGCGGATCGCGGCCCGGGCCCGGGAACTCGTCGACCAGGGCACCCCGATCGAGGCCGCCTGCCGGATCATCATCCTCGAGGACCAGCTCGAGGAGGCCCAGCGCATCAACGCCGAATACCGCCGGGCGGCGGCGAAGGCGGACGACAGTTCGGACTGA
- a CDS encoding M23 family metallopeptidase, whose translation MAFTRATGKHRAPSRPARRSTRAAGVAVLAAAGVVGAAASPALAAEAAPAGGTGLTQAVSMGSTLADRIDAQAEAQLRQAELAAKAEAQAEAERRAEARAEEAREAEARAARAAERARLNAFRLPVAGSYVTTGYRSGGSLWSSGSHSGVDFRAASGSSVVAVGAGTVVEAGWGGAYGNNVVLRMTDGTYTQYGHLSSIDVSVGQSVAAGRQIGLSGSTGNSTGPHLHFEARTTPDYGSDMDPVAYLRSHGVQL comes from the coding sequence ATGGCGTTCACCCGTGCCACCGGGAAGCACCGTGCCCCGAGCCGTCCGGCCCGCAGGAGCACCCGGGCCGCCGGTGTCGCGGTCCTGGCCGCCGCCGGCGTCGTCGGCGCCGCAGCCTCCCCGGCCCTCGCCGCGGAAGCGGCCCCGGCGGGGGGCACCGGACTGACCCAGGCCGTCTCGATGGGCAGCACCCTCGCCGACCGGATCGACGCCCAGGCCGAGGCCCAGCTGCGCCAGGCCGAGCTCGCCGCGAAGGCGGAGGCCCAGGCGGAGGCCGAGCGCAGGGCCGAGGCGCGCGCCGAGGAGGCCCGCGAGGCCGAGGCCCGCGCCGCCCGTGCCGCCGAACGCGCCCGGCTCAACGCCTTCCGCCTCCCGGTCGCCGGCTCGTACGTCACCACCGGCTACAGGTCCGGGGGCTCCCTCTGGTCCTCCGGCAGCCACTCGGGCGTGGACTTCCGCGCCGCGTCCGGCAGCTCCGTCGTCGCGGTGGGCGCCGGCACGGTCGTCGAAGCCGGATGGGGAGGCGCGTACGGCAACAACGTCGTGCTCCGGATGACGGACGGCACCTACACCCAGTACGGACACCTCTCCTCGATCGACGTGTCCGTCGGCCAGAGCGTCGCCGCGGGCCGGCAGATCGGCCTCTCCGGCTCCACCGGCAACTCCACGGGCCCGCACCTGCACTTCGAGGCCCGTACGACCCCGGACTACGGCTCCGACATGGACCCGGTCGCCTACCTCCGTTCGCACGGCGTCCAGCTCTGA
- a CDS encoding HPr family phosphocarrier protein — MAERRVNVGWTEGLHARPASIFVRAATASGIPVGIAKADGPPVNAASMLAVLGLGVQGGEEIVLSSEAEDAEAALDRLAKLVAEGLGELPETV, encoded by the coding sequence ATGGCTGAGCGCCGCGTCAACGTCGGCTGGACCGAGGGCCTGCACGCCCGCCCCGCTTCCATCTTCGTCCGTGCCGCCACGGCTTCCGGCATCCCGGTCGGCATCGCCAAGGCCGACGGTCCGCCGGTGAACGCCGCCTCCATGCTGGCCGTGCTCGGCCTGGGCGTCCAGGGAGGCGAGGAGATCGTCCTCTCCTCGGAGGCCGAGGACGCCGAGGCCGCCCTGGACCGGCTGGCGAAGCTGGTCGCCGAGGGGCTCGGGGAGCTCCCCGAGACGGTCTGA
- a CDS encoding cold-shock protein: MASGTVKWFNAEKGFGFIEQDGGGADVFAHYSNIAAQGFRELQEGQKVNFDIAQGQKGPTAENIVPA; the protein is encoded by the coding sequence ATGGCATCTGGCACCGTGAAGTGGTTCAACGCGGAAAAGGGCTTCGGCTTCATCGAGCAGGACGGTGGCGGCGCCGACGTGTTCGCCCACTACTCGAACATCGCCGCCCAGGGCTTCCGTGAGCTGCAGGAAGGCCAGAAGGTGAACTTCGACATCGCGCAGGGCCAGAAGGGCCCGACGGCCGAGAACATCGTTCCCGCCTGA
- a CDS encoding helix-turn-helix domain-containing protein — translation MPIVVGIDVMLAKRKMSVGELAERVGITPANLAVLKNGRAKAVRFATLAALCEALDCQPGDLLRWEAAEEEG, via the coding sequence ATGCCGATCGTCGTCGGCATCGATGTGATGCTCGCGAAGCGGAAGATGTCCGTGGGCGAGCTCGCGGAACGGGTCGGGATCACCCCCGCCAACCTCGCGGTGCTCAAGAACGGACGGGCGAAGGCGGTCCGCTTCGCGACACTCGCGGCGCTGTGCGAGGCGCTCGACTGCCAGCCGGGAGACCTGCTGCGGTGGGAGGCGGCCGAGGAGGAGGGGTGA